From the Streptomyces sp. NBC_00390 genome, the window CTGACAATCTCAAGCGGGTCCTTCGTCCACAGGCTGTGGATTTCTCCGCGGCACCGGGCACCCAGCGCCTGACGGCGTTCCTGGAGACGAAGACGGTCTGGCACCCGACCGGCTCGCTCGGCGCGTCCGGCTCGGCGTACTGAGAGCCGCACCCCGTACGAAAGCCCCCACGGTCCCGTCCGGCCGTGGGGGCTTTCCTCATGCGCGCCTCATGCCCGCGGTCGCTCGGCTCATCCCGGCATCAGTCCGCCGACCAGGGGGCCGACGACCGGCAGGTCCGCGATCGCCTGGCCCTTCGTCACATGGTCCGTCACCATCGCCGAGCTCACCGGCTTGAAGTCGGCGACCTGCGTGCCCACGGCGTTGTTGAGCGGGTCGACGCCCGTGTTCGCGAGCGGGTCGAGCTGAAGGTGCTTGAGCTGGCCGATCCCGCTCACCGAGTTCGTGACCGGACCGGTCAACGCCCCTGTCTGACCGGCTCCTGCGACCGAATCGGCCCCGACCGGTGCGGTCGGCAGCGCGACGGGCAGCGCCGGTGCGGCCTGAGCGGCCGCCGAGCCCGCCCCGAGGGCGGCACCCGCGGCCGCAACGGTCAGACCTGTGCGCAGCAGCGCACGCCGCTTGTTCTTGGAAGCTGCATGACGAGCCATGGATTTCCTGCCTTGGTGAGTAATCACAAGCGTACGGACAGTAGTTGAGGTGTGACACTCGATACCAACCGCACCTCCGGGGGGTCCCCTGCGCCGGTCGATGCGTCACACTTGTCTCCCGTGAGTTCCCAACCCATCCCGACCCGCGTCGTACTGCTCGCGGGCCCTTCCGGATCCGGAAAGTCCTCCCTCGCCGCCCGTACCGGCCTGCCGGTCCTGCGCCTGGACGACTTCTACAAAGAGGGCAACGACCCGACGCTTCCCGTGGTGACGGGCAGCACGGACATCGACTGGGACTCGCCACGGTCCTGGGACGCCGACGCGGCCGTCGCCGCGATAGCCGAGCTGTGCCGTACAGGACGCACGAACGTGCCCGTGTACGACATCGCCACCAGCTCCCGGGTGGACCAGGAGACGCTCGACATCTCCCGTACGCCCCTGTTCGTGGCCGAGGGCATCTTCGCCGCCGAGATCGTGCGGCGCTGCCAGGAACTGGGCCTGCTCGCCGACGCGCTCTGTCTGCGCGGCCGGCCGTCGACGACGTTCCGCCGCAGGCTGGCGCGGGATCTGCGTGAGGGCCGCAAGTCGGTGCCGTTCCTGCTGCGCCGCGGCTGGCGGCTGATGCGGGCGGAACGCGGCATCGTGGCGCGCCAGACACAGTTGGGCGCGCACCCCTGTGGCAAGCAGGAGGCACTGGGCCGGCTCGCGGACGCGGCGGCAGGACGCTGCGTCATGGCGCGGGCGCCCGAGCCCGCCGCGTAGGCCCTGGTCCGGGCATCGTCACCACGTGGCCCCGGTGCGGGCATCGCCGACAGGGCCGCCCGGACAGACCGTGCCGACCCCGCTCCGGCAACCGGCCCGCGGACATGGGAGTGGGGCCGGACAGAACCCCCCGGCCTGTCCGGCCCCACTCCCTTCTCCCGCGGTGGCCCCCCTTGTCCCCCGTGGGTCCCCCGCTCCCGTTGTCTCCCCCGAAACAGCGGGTCCTGCTTCCCCCGTGCTCCCGCCGTCTCCCCCGAAACAGCGGGCCGTGCTTCCCCCGTGCTCCCGCCGTCTCCCCCGAAACAGCGGGCCGTGCTTCCCCCGTGCTCCCGCCGTCTCCCCCGAAACAGCGGGCCGTGCTTCCCCCGTGCTCCCGCCGTCTCCCCCGAAACAGCGGGCCGTGCTTCCCCCGTTGCCTTCAGGCCACCAGCTCGCCGAAGGACTCTTCCTCGTCACGGCCGAAGCTGAGGACGTCGTCCTCGCGCAGCCGGCGGAGCGACCGCCAGATGCTCGACTTCACCGTGCCGA encodes:
- a CDS encoding uridine kinase family protein; protein product: MSPVSSQPIPTRVVLLAGPSGSGKSSLAARTGLPVLRLDDFYKEGNDPTLPVVTGSTDIDWDSPRSWDADAAVAAIAELCRTGRTNVPVYDIATSSRVDQETLDISRTPLFVAEGIFAAEIVRRCQELGLLADALCLRGRPSTTFRRRLARDLREGRKSVPFLLRRGWRLMRAERGIVARQTQLGAHPCGKQEALGRLADAAAGRCVMARAPEPAA